A window of Sphingobacterium kitahiroshimense genomic DNA:
ACAATGCTTTTGCCTCCTGAAGTATCCTTTCCGTGATCCACTCCGTAGTTGTTTTGCCTGTATATTCCTTCAAAGCGCGGTTCAAGGTATTTGTATGAACATTTAGCTGAGCAGAAAATTCGTTTGCGGTATTTAATTTCAATGCCTGGCTTGGAGAATCGATTGGAAACTGCAATTCTAATAATTCCACAAACAGTTTTGTAATGCGTTCGGACGCGTTCGCAGGTTGGTAAAACGTTTCTGGCGGTTGTATTTTCATAGCTTCATGCATAATGATCTGCACATAGCTTCGTAAAAGGTCATACTTATGTGTATAATCGGAATGGATTTCGCGAATCATATTTTCAAAATGCCCTTTTAATACATGAATATTCTCTGTGTTTGGAAAAAATAGATGCTCCCCACCGACTTTAAAGAGGGGGGACTGGGCTAGACTTTCGTTTCTGAAGTTGCGGGTAATAAAATCTTCAGTAAAAAGACAGAAATAACCGCCCTGATCTTCCGAGGTTGGCTCCCAAGAGTATGGGATCATCGGATTAAAAAAGGTAATGGATGGTTTGTCAACCCTAATAGATTTATCTGCATAACTTAAAATTCCCGTGCCCTTTGTAATGATGGATATTTTATAAAAATCTCTGCGATTGGGAGGGAGAGAAGTGCTATCGCAAGAAAAATTCTCTCGATTATAAACATTAAAACCGCGAGCTTCCATATCGATACGTCCATGTCGGCTATAAAACTCTGATACACTTTCCTTTCTACTCATAGTACAAACTTATGAAATTGAAACGGTCATAGACAATATTTTTGTTTCCAGTAAAAAATATAGAAGATATAAACTACATCTCATAAAATTTGGATTCTCTAGCTAAATCTTGTGTTTATATCCGTCCTGGTAATATGTGATTACTCCGCAGCCTCCATATCCGTAGGCTTAAAGCCTGTAATTCCCATTACTAGTTTCTCATGTAATTAATCCGAATATTCAACTACCAGGCAGGCTCATCTTCATCCTTAAAATACATCTAAAAGTTCATCCTACTGGAGAATTTTGTATTCTTTATGAGTAGTTTTTTATAATTTATAATGTTCTTGAAATTAGCATGAAGGCATCAATATTGTCATATCTTCTAATGTAATTAAAATAAAATTTACATTTTAATAAAAAACTCTCTTTTTGAGAGTTTTTTATTATTACCTTTGTGTTCAAGAGCAAAACCATTGATCTGTGTTTCAGTATGGTGAGAATTATAAAAATTACTTCTATTGATAGTTATATCAAAACTAATCCGAGAGAGAAGAAGGCTCTTGAAGCTTGGGTGTCGATTGTAAAATCCCAAGCTTGGGGGAAACCTCAAGATATTGTAGCATCCTTTGGAGCAAAAGCGGTAGATATTTTAGGAAAGGCTGATGCAAAAGCTGATACACCCAATAGTGAACGGGCTGTCATTGATATTCGAGGTAATAATTTACGGATTATAGTAAAATATCAGTTTCACGAAAAGCTTAAAAATGGGGTTATCTATGTAAAATGGATTGGTACCCATGCCGAATATACTAGACTTTGTAATCTGAACAATCAGTATACAGTAGAAATGTTTTAAATGAAAGTGATGAAAAAGAAAATGTTTAAAAATGAGGAGGAATACAACCTGGCAGTTGCCAAGTTGGAAGAAATCGGTGATCGCGCAGATTTTGGAGAAAACGAAGATCTCATCAAACAATTTGAACAGCTTTCCGATTGGATAGAAGCCTACGAAAATGATATAACAGACATTAATGTAGGTAATCCTATTGAGATCATCAAGCTTAAGATGAGCTACATGGGACTTAAACAGAGAGATTTACAACCTTATATAGGGAGCAGTGGAATCATTTCCGAGGTTATGAATAAAAAGAGAGCGCTGTCAAAGAACATGATTCGCGAGTTATCTGAGTTTTTGCATTTGGACCAAGACTTACTCAACGTGAAATATGACCTATTAGTTTCTAGTTCAAAAGAAAAAAAACAGAGCTCATTAACTGTATTTACAGAAAGTGTGCTTTTTGAATATATCAATACTGCTCAAACTGCATTATTTAAAAAAAGAGTCTCTGAAAAAGGAGCACTATTTGCTATAGGTTGTTAATATGAAAACAATAACTTTTTATTCGTACAAAGGCGGTGTAGGACGTTCCTTA
This region includes:
- a CDS encoding helix-turn-helix domain-containing protein is translated as MSRKESVSEFYSRHGRIDMEARGFNVYNRENFSCDSTSLPPNRRDFYKISIITKGTGILSYADKSIRVDKPSITFFNPMIPYSWEPTSEDQGGYFCLFTEDFITRNFRNESLAQSPLFKVGGEHLFFPNTENIHVLKGHFENMIREIHSDYTHKYDLLRSYVQIIMHEAMKIQPPETFYQPANASERITKLFVELLELQFPIDSPSQALKLNTANEFSAQLNVHTNTLNRALKEYTGKTTTEWITERILQEAKALLQFSSWDISQIAFSLGFEHSSNFIFFFKKQTAVTPLQFRKNTGSVYIKK
- a CDS encoding type II toxin-antitoxin system HigB family toxin; this translates as MVRIIKITSIDSYIKTNPREKKALEAWVSIVKSQAWGKPQDIVASFGAKAVDILGKADAKADTPNSERAVIDIRGNNLRIIVKYQFHEKLKNGVIYVKWIGTHAEYTRLCNLNNQYTVEMF
- a CDS encoding helix-turn-helix domain-containing protein, with the protein product MKKKMFKNEEEYNLAVAKLEEIGDRADFGENEDLIKQFEQLSDWIEAYENDITDINVGNPIEIIKLKMSYMGLKQRDLQPYIGSSGIISEVMNKKRALSKNMIRELSEFLHLDQDLLNVKYDLLVSSSKEKKQSSLTVFTESVLFEYINTAQTALFKKRVSEKGALFAIGC